DNA from Pelodiscus sinensis isolate JC-2024 chromosome 1, ASM4963464v1, whole genome shotgun sequence:
cctcacacaccccaaccttgtgccctgagaccatcatacaccccaacccagactcctgcacccccacatcctcagccctCTGTCATAATATTAACAGAAGACAGCCTAAATGTgggcatgaagctggatttgactagttgcaatgtaaacttcaaagaaatgtgggaaaagatgcagcagcctaagtcccattaaatagtctgtgagtacagtgtttcatttatgctattattaatcagtatgtcaattatcaataatattaagttgtagaTTTTCActtatgcaaatgggcattcttatctggctctttgttgactacttgttctgaattttgatgtaatttggctCTTTGAAATGGTTGCCGACCCCTGATGTAAGGCATATATTGCAGCTATGTGTATTTTTTCTCTTAGGTTGCATTTGAGTATCAATCCTTAAGTTGCATTTAAAACCTCCTTGCTTAAGTCctttttaatattttacttaTTCTGTCTGAGGGTTGGTCATTTTTCCTTTTGGCTATTATGCTTATCTTATGGACAATATTAATAAATACAGTGGAATTCTGTTCTTGGTACTGCCCTCACATCTGCTTTACACTAGTGTTACTTCATTGATTTCAGAGAGTACGGTAGTGTAAGTGAGATCATAATCAGgccttttgttttggtttgtcaAACTGTTTGCTATATTTAATAATATAGCAAAAGGAATCCTGCAGtgatgtggttttttttcttgttttttttttttccagtttgtggGAGATATCTGAAAGCCACTTTAAATACCCCATTGTGGAACAATACCTGAAGACAAAGAAAAACTCCAAAAACTTAATAATCAAATACGTTATTTGCCGTTTATTAACACTAGCAATTATCCTGTTTGCATGTCTCTATCTAGGCTACTATATAAGTCTCTCCTCTATGACTGATGAGTTTCTGTGCACCATCAAAACTGGGATCTTAAAGAATGACACAACAGTTCCAGAACTAATTCAATGTAAGCTTATTGCTGTTGGTGTCTTCCAGCTACTCAGTTACATTAACTTAATTGTGTATCTTTTGGTGATGCCCATTGTAATGTATGCCATGCTCGTTCCATTCAGGCGAAGCTCAGACATTCTTAAAGTATATGAAATTCTTCCAACGTTTGATGTTCTGAAACTCAAGTCAAATTATGATGATTTGAGCCTCTATCTCCTTTTCCTTGAGGAAAACGTAAGTGAACTTAAATCATACAAGTGCCTCAAAGTGCTGGAGAATATTGCAGGCCCTGAGAAGTGTGACATAATGCATCTTTTGCTAAACCTTGGTGCGATTAAGACAGATACTGTAGATGGAAAGCCTGCAGCTGCAAAAGAGAAGTCTGAAGAGAAAGTTGCAGATGAACCAGAAAAGAATGCAACAGAACTACAAGGTAAACTTGAGCTGCTTGTTGCGTTTAAATGGTGTACCCATTAATATAGGCCTGAataagaagaaaaattgtttctTACCTTATGAAATTCAGTATCTAAACAAACAGCGTTAGAACTGTTGTGTGCATAGGCTTAAATGTGCTGTATAGGAAAATTGATTAGGTTATGCCTAACAATACAGTctgtttaaataatttttgtaacTTTGGTTAGAAAACAGGAAGGTTATGTTGAAAGCTATTataatattttcatttgtttgtcagaatagaccagattttcaaaactagATGCCTAAACTGTGCCTACAAAATATGTAAGCAAGGATGCAAATTTTCCACCTAGAGTGTatctagacttcagggttttgttgacaaaagtggacttttgtcgacaaaactatacctgcatctacactgcctctgaCTTCTgtggacataacgtcgacagaactcagcagttttgtcgacagctgtaaacctcattgtacgaggaataatgccttttgttgacagagttctgttgacagaaggcataattacatctacactgtcatgtcaacaaaggagcttgctttgtcgacagaactggatgtagtctagacgctctttgtcgacagtatttgttgacagaacttctgtcgacaaaagcctgtagtctagacgtacccctacagtTTAGGCACTTGCTTTTGAGAAATGTCTCTTCCAGTTTATATGGTATTTGTACATTAATATTGCTTGGTTAATTTGAATTGTTGGTAAGGAAAAATTAAGGAAGTTCTGTGCCTGTCTTCATTCTCCTGCATGGTTTATGGGTATGGGTCTAGACAGTAGCAGAGGGCAAGAAACAGAAGTGGCTCTTAGATCTGGGTTAGTCCTTCCTGCCTTCTCTCAGCTGTAAGCTCTGCAAAAGTGGTGGTAGCAGCTGTTGGTTGTTGAGTTTGATTCATTGCAGTTAATCTTCCCCTTTctcacatgcgcacacacaaaaTAAGATTGGGACAGTAATGgggaaaatacttccttttagcCTCCAGAGAGCAGTAGAGCCCCTCTTATTGCTGTCTGTCTACCCTGTGTGGTAAAGGAAACTGTTTGTGTATAAGCTGCTAAGCTTAACCTCCTCTGTTTCTGGGGTAGATGGAGCCCCATAAAGAAGCGTTCTGCACCAAAGGATCCCTAAGGCTTGATCTTCTGTTAAAACTTGCGACAGCATGGTTATGATGGCCAGGGGTATGGCCTGACTGACATAGGTATGCTGACAAATCTCCCAGTATAGATAcagctagaccaggggtctcaacTTTGCGTCACAATGACAACACAATTACTAAACGACACCAGGAAGGTGAAACCAAAGTCTGAACCTTCTTGAGTCCTTCCCTCCACCCAGGGGAGAGGCGCAAAGCCTGAGATCCACCACCCCAGGTAGCAAACCGCAACGccaagcccaagggcttcagtcccaggcagggggcctgtaacctgatTCCCAACCCAGGCTCAAGCTTCAATCCCAACCCCTAGCAAGTCGAAGCCAGCCCtagcaaccccattaaaatggggttgtgacccactttggggtcccaatgCACAGTTAGAATCCCTCTAGCTTGACAGTTCTGTCAACCTAGCTAAGGTTTGAGAAGGTAGTATTCCTGTACCATCCAATCTCCTCCTCCTGTTGCTATACACTGCATCTACGCTAGAGGACTATGCAGGCATAGCTATGCTGCCAAAGGCCCTGTCGTGTACACATGGCTTCTGACAGGAtatcagacacacatttttaacagcttcagaggggtagccgagttagtctgaaactgaaacactttaaaaacaacaagtagtctagtagcaccttaaagactaacaaaacatgaagatgatatcatgagctttcatgggcacaactcacttc
Protein-coding regions in this window:
- the PANX1 gene encoding pannexin-1 isoform X2, which translates into the protein MHNCSPVDVPRRDPAPPNHNAAAPQGTQISCFSPSSFSWRQAAYVDSYCWATVQQKQLSQSDSGNIPRWLHKFFPYILLLIAILLYLPCLFWRFTAAPHLCSDLKFIMEELDKAYNRAIKAANSCHSGDIRDPSSLPPAVNENLAQSLWEISESHFKYPIVEQYLKTKKNSKNLIIKYVICRLLTLAIILFACLYLGYYISLSSMTDEFLCTIKTGILKNDTTVPELIQCKLIAVGVFQLLSYINLIVYLLVMPIVMYAMLVPFRRSSDILKVYEILPTFDVLKLKSNYDDLSLYLLFLEENVSELKSYKCLKVLENIAGPEKCDIMHLLLNLGAIKTDTVDGKPAAAKEKSEEKVADEPEKNATELQVLTDRLLSGNSSPCNDDKKVRQRLTDSSC
- the PANX1 gene encoding pannexin-1 isoform X1, with the protein product MAIAHIATEYVFSDFLLKEPAEPKYKGLRLELALDKLVTCAAVGLPLLLISLAFAQEISTGTQISCFSPSSFSWRQAAYVDSYCWATVQQKQLSQSDSGNIPRWLHKFFPYILLLIAILLYLPCLFWRFTAAPHLCSDLKFIMEELDKAYNRAIKAANSCHSGDIRDPSSLPPAVNENLAQSLWEISESHFKYPIVEQYLKTKKNSKNLIIKYVICRLLTLAIILFACLYLGYYISLSSMTDEFLCTIKTGILKNDTTVPELIQCKLIAVGVFQLLSYINLIVYLLVMPIVMYAMLVPFRRSSDILKVYEILPTFDVLKLKSNYDDLSLYLLFLEENVSELKSYKCLKVLENIAGPEKCDIMHLLLNLGAIKTDTVDGKPAAAKEKSEEKVADEPEKNATELQVLTDRLLSGNSSPCNDDKKVRQRLTDSSC